One genomic region from Streptomyces sp. NBC_00582 encodes:
- a CDS encoding thiamine pyrophosphate-binding protein translates to MTHDHDLVLRPTAAQTKAALDPPPGRIGGDLVVETLAALGATTVFGLPGQHALGVFDALRRSSLRYLGLRVENNAGFAADAYGRITGEAAPLLLSTGPGALTSLAALHEAASASAPVLAISSQIPTAGLGGGRHGYLHELPDQAASFRGVAKSVHTVRTPSQIPSAIAAAWTSALTAPHGPVWVEIPQDVLLAETAIPVVTGVDAFPDDLPPRPELTAVAADLLSRAARPAIIAGGGVVRADASGKLRQLAERLAAPVVTTFGGKGAFPWTHPLSLQSWLEDRHTTDFLEDADVLLVVGSGLGELSSNYHTFSPRGRVIQIEADLGKLESNHPALGIHADARLALQALLETVTPREDPEAPARVRALLSRVRERLAAQELTLEQALLTSIRAALPADSPSFWDMTILSYWAWSAFDPEGPNTMHSAQGAGGLGYAFPAALGAAAADPSRPVLAVSGDGGALYSIAELATARQENLPVTWLIVDDGGYGILREYMTDAFGTPTGTELTRPDYVALAESFGVPGVRTSPETLEADLAEALSAPGPSVVVLPALLRMFAPTHLG, encoded by the coding sequence GTGACCCACGACCACGACCTGGTGCTCCGCCCGACGGCCGCGCAGACGAAGGCCGCGCTCGATCCGCCGCCCGGCCGGATCGGCGGAGACCTCGTCGTGGAGACCCTGGCCGCGCTGGGCGCGACCACGGTCTTCGGGCTGCCCGGCCAGCACGCGCTGGGCGTGTTCGACGCCCTGCGCCGCTCCTCCCTGCGCTACCTCGGCCTGCGGGTGGAGAACAACGCGGGCTTCGCGGCGGACGCCTACGGCCGGATCACCGGGGAGGCCGCCCCGCTGCTGCTGTCCACCGGCCCGGGCGCGCTGACCTCGCTCGCGGCGCTGCACGAGGCGGCCTCCGCCTCGGCGCCCGTGCTGGCGATCAGCAGCCAGATCCCGACGGCGGGCCTGGGCGGCGGCCGCCACGGCTATCTGCACGAACTCCCCGACCAGGCCGCCTCCTTCCGGGGCGTGGCGAAGTCGGTCCACACGGTCCGCACCCCGTCGCAGATCCCCTCGGCGATCGCGGCGGCCTGGACGTCGGCGCTGACGGCCCCGCACGGCCCGGTGTGGGTGGAGATCCCCCAGGACGTGCTCCTCGCCGAGACGGCGATCCCGGTGGTGACCGGCGTGGACGCCTTCCCCGACGACCTGCCGCCCCGCCCCGAACTGACCGCGGTGGCCGCCGATCTGCTCTCCCGTGCCGCTCGGCCGGCGATCATCGCGGGCGGGGGAGTGGTCCGCGCGGACGCGTCCGGCAAACTGCGACAGCTCGCCGAGCGGCTCGCGGCCCCCGTCGTCACGACCTTCGGCGGCAAGGGCGCCTTCCCCTGGACGCACCCCCTGTCCCTCCAGTCCTGGCTGGAGGACCGCCACACCACGGACTTCCTGGAGGACGCCGACGTCCTGCTCGTCGTCGGCTCGGGCCTCGGCGAACTCTCCTCGAACTACCACACGTTCAGCCCGCGCGGCCGGGTGATCCAGATCGAGGCCGACCTCGGCAAACTGGAGTCCAACCACCCGGCCCTCGGCATCCACGCCGACGCCCGACTGGCCCTCCAGGCCCTGCTGGAGACGGTGACCCCCCGCGAGGACCCCGAGGCCCCGGCCCGCGTACGAGCCCTGCTGTCCCGCGTCCGCGAACGCCTCGCGGCGCAGGAACTCACCCTGGAACAGGCCCTGCTGACGTCGATCCGCGCGGCCCTGCCCGCCGACTCGCCGTCCTTCTGGGACATGACGATCCTGTCCTACTGGGCCTGGTCCGCCTTCGACCCCGAGGGCCCCAACACCATGCACTCCGCCCAGGGCGCCGGCGGCCTCGGCTACGCCTTCCCCGCGGCCCTCGGCGCGGCCGCCGCCGACCCGTCCCGCCCGGTCCTTGCGGTCTCCGGCGACGGCGGCGCCCTCTACTCGATCGCCGAACTGGCCACGGCCAGGCAGGAGAACCTCCCCGTCACCTGGCTCATCGTCGACGACGGCGGCTACGGCATCCTCCGCGAGTACATGACCGACGCCTTCGGCACCCCCACCGGGACGGAACTGACGCGCCCGGACTATGTGGCCCTCGCGGAGTCCTTCGGCGTACCGGGCGTACGGACCTCCCCGGAAACCCTGGAGGCGGACCTGGCCGAGGCCCTGTCGGCGCCGGGCCCCTCGGTGGTCGTACTCCCGGCCCTGCTGCGGATGTTCGCGCCCACGCACCTCGGCTGA
- a CDS encoding GNAT family N-acetyltransferase: MEWAELSVADVPAVVDLAVRCAAVDGALSATTSPGFLGRRYAGEGVTAVGVFHDGLLIASGSVRETGGSTVVTGQVDPHRRGRGLGTALLDRLLETARRRAGGLRVETESLTPAADVLFTSRGLRRTFAEDVMRRDLRAPFPEAAFPAGVEVEEWNDTNRADFFEAYASSFADRPGFPGWSRDHWTDWTAGDDDFRPPYSLLARSADGSALGFVTCARDFLIQVGAVPSWRHRGLGRALAVTALTRMRDAGEPEVFLDVNLNNPASATLFRGLGFTPVARRARYELLRDVG, from the coding sequence ATGGAATGGGCTGAACTCTCGGTCGCTGACGTACCGGCCGTCGTGGACCTCGCCGTCCGCTGCGCGGCTGTGGACGGCGCGCTCTCGGCCACCACCTCACCCGGATTCCTCGGGAGGCGGTACGCGGGCGAGGGCGTGACCGCCGTCGGCGTCTTCCACGACGGCCTGTTGATCGCCTCGGGCTCCGTGCGGGAAACGGGCGGATCGACGGTGGTGACCGGCCAGGTCGATCCGCACCGTCGCGGCCGGGGGCTCGGCACCGCGCTCCTCGACCGCCTCCTGGAGACGGCCCGGCGCCGAGCCGGCGGCCTCCGGGTGGAGACGGAGTCCCTGACACCCGCAGCCGACGTCCTGTTCACCTCACGGGGCCTGCGCCGGACGTTCGCGGAGGACGTCATGCGCCGCGACCTGCGCGCCCCCTTCCCCGAGGCGGCGTTTCCGGCCGGGGTCGAGGTCGAGGAGTGGAACGACACGAACCGGGCGGACTTCTTCGAGGCCTACGCCTCGTCGTTCGCCGACCGCCCCGGCTTCCCCGGCTGGTCCCGGGACCACTGGACCGACTGGACGGCGGGAGACGACGACTTCCGCCCTCCGTACTCCCTCCTGGCCCGCTCCGCCGACGGCTCCGCGCTCGGCTTCGTCACCTGCGCCCGGGACTTCCTGATCCAGGTGGGCGCGGTTCCGTCCTGGCGCCACCGCGGCCTCGGCCGCGCCCTCGCGGTCACCGCCCTGACCCGGATGAGGGACGCCGGTGAGCCCGAGGTCTTCCTCGACGTCAACCTGAACAACCCCGCGTCCGCCACCCTCTTCCGGGGCCTCGGCTTCACACCCGTCGCCCGGAGAGCCCGCTACGAACTCCTCCGGGACGTCGGCTGA
- a CDS encoding DUF7691 family protein, whose product MGDLVDHGHDDRQGRRGSGEDEPVGNCLEMSTGDMRGVIRLLTAVERTQEQERMLTLVRERCEKTDARLREQGIALEVSVSRALEELVAGGAPSAELCPAYTYAFHEAVAPHFSDPTDLGMWRRPSWFFALDSELARHGVPREVLPATFLFSGPPLRLPHPGDAVPQIGVLPAQRAALLAEAYERVLNHLDREFTETAGRFAELMRFEAEEWETARRLGRRDDTIFFWFC is encoded by the coding sequence ATGGGCGACTTGGTGGATCATGGTCATGATGATCGCCAGGGCCGGCGTGGGAGCGGGGAGGACGAACCAGTGGGCAACTGCCTGGAGATGAGCACCGGTGACATGCGGGGTGTGATCCGGCTGCTCACCGCGGTGGAGCGGACGCAGGAGCAGGAGCGCATGCTCACCCTCGTGCGTGAGCGGTGCGAGAAGACCGACGCGCGGCTGCGGGAGCAGGGCATCGCCCTGGAGGTGTCGGTGAGCCGCGCCCTGGAGGAGCTCGTCGCGGGCGGTGCGCCCAGCGCGGAGCTGTGTCCCGCGTACACGTACGCCTTCCATGAGGCCGTCGCCCCGCACTTCTCCGACCCCACGGACCTCGGGATGTGGCGGCGGCCGTCCTGGTTCTTCGCGCTGGACAGCGAGCTCGCCCGGCACGGCGTCCCCCGGGAGGTCCTGCCCGCGACCTTCCTGTTCAGCGGCCCGCCGCTGCGGCTGCCGCACCCGGGGGACGCGGTGCCGCAGATCGGGGTGCTGCCGGCGCAGCGTGCGGCGCTGCTGGCGGAGGCGTACGAGAGGGTGCTGAACCATCTGGACCGTGAGTTCACGGAGACGGCGGGGAGGTTCGCCGAGCTGATGCGGTTCGAGGCGGAGGAGTGGGAGACGGCGCGGCGGCTGGGGCGCAGGGACGACACGATCTTCTTCTGGTTCTGCTGA
- a CDS encoding endonuclease I family protein, with protein MLATRIRRGKSVALATAAVLVGLTAPALTATPAAATTTAYDSTYYKNAVGKTGTSLKSSLHTIISSNVSKISYSAVWDALKVTDQDPNNTSNVLLLYSGVSRSKSLNGGDVGDWNREHTWAKSHGDFGESIGPGTDLHHLRACDVQVNSIRGNLDFDNGGSAVTNGGGSTVDSDSFAPRAADRGDVARMILYMAVRYDGGDGFADLEPNEKVNNGSNPYMGKLSVLKAWNEADPPSAFEERRNQVIYDTYQHNRNPFIDHPEWVEAIW; from the coding sequence ATGCTGGCGACACGCATCCGCCGAGGGAAGTCGGTGGCGCTTGCCACCGCTGCCGTCCTGGTCGGCCTCACCGCGCCCGCGCTCACCGCGACCCCCGCCGCGGCGACGACGACGGCGTACGACTCGACGTACTACAAGAACGCGGTCGGCAAGACGGGTACGAGCCTGAAGTCGTCCCTCCACACCATCATCAGCTCCAACGTCTCGAAGATCTCGTACTCCGCGGTCTGGGACGCGCTGAAGGTCACCGACCAGGACCCGAACAACACCAGCAACGTGCTCCTGCTGTACAGCGGTGTCTCACGCAGCAAGTCCCTCAACGGCGGCGATGTCGGCGACTGGAACCGGGAGCACACCTGGGCCAAGTCCCACGGCGACTTCGGCGAGTCGATCGGCCCCGGCACCGACCTGCACCATCTGCGCGCCTGCGACGTCCAGGTCAACAGCATCCGCGGCAACCTGGACTTCGACAACGGCGGCAGCGCGGTCACCAACGGCGGCGGCAGCACCGTCGACTCCGACTCCTTCGCCCCGCGCGCGGCGGACCGCGGCGACGTGGCCCGCATGATCCTCTACATGGCGGTCCGCTACGACGGCGGCGACGGCTTCGCCGACCTGGAGCCCAACGAGAAGGTCAACAACGGCTCCAACCCCTACATGGGCAAGCTCTCCGTGCTCAAGGCGTGGAACGAGGCGGACCCGCCGAGCGCCTTCGAGGAGCGCCGCAACCAGGTCATCTACGACACCTACCAGCACAACCGCAACCCGTTCATCGACCACCCCGAGTGGGTCGAGGCGATCTGGTAG
- a CDS encoding glycosyltransferase family 39 protein, with the protein MTSATDPLPTHETVSPDRPPPTPAETAAAAPPPDRAPRWSLPALLAILVLAAVLYGWNLSGNSLNSFYSAAVYSGTKSWEAWFFGSLDAGNFITVDKPPFALMIMGLSCRILGFGTWQMMAPEIAAALGTIWILHSSVKRVFGHVAATVAALVLALTPITVAINRDNNPDTILVLLMVAGAALGLRATRDERLLPLIGSAVCFGLAFNTKMLQGYIALPAVFAVYVYASRLGWKRKAVHLALAAVALAVSSFWWATAVSLVPADDRPYIGGSTDGSAWDLIMGYNGLGRVLGGEGNGGGGGGGGGTFAGTAGIGRMFNDVLGGQISWLIPFAGIALVAGLVLRGRTPRTDLTRAALVLWGGWTVLHYVTFALAEGTMHPYYTTALAPGIAALSGGGGVMLWRAFRGGDARWSWVLPAGLAVTGVWAIVLLRRATGWNTWLWPVIGVLMVLAIAGLFVLRSASSGTRLRLLGASVAAAIVAALAGPTAYAASPAFGGSSGMMGGTNPTAGPSTGSGMGGPGGGGGRGGFGGGGPGGQMPGGTQQGGGQASGEFPGGGNAGELPQGGGAPSGTPSGGQGGQGSQQGGTNGEFPGGGQGGGENGSAQGGAPGGTSGGPGGGMGGGGMGGGGMGGADSALVSYLEKHQDGATWLIAVSNSQSAGQMILSTGKPVISMFGFTGSDNAMTLARLKDLVKKGELHYIQLGGGMGMGGNNSQNQELTSWVQQHGTAVKESEYGSDSSSSSSSSSGSSVYRLDPSDVS; encoded by the coding sequence GTGACATCTGCCACCGATCCACTTCCCACGCACGAGACCGTGTCCCCCGACCGGCCGCCGCCGACGCCCGCCGAGACGGCCGCCGCGGCGCCACCACCGGACAGGGCGCCGCGCTGGTCGCTGCCCGCGCTGCTCGCGATCCTGGTCCTGGCGGCGGTGCTCTACGGCTGGAACCTGTCGGGCAACAGCCTCAACAGCTTCTACAGCGCCGCGGTCTACAGCGGTACGAAGAGCTGGGAGGCGTGGTTCTTCGGCTCGTTGGACGCCGGGAACTTCATCACCGTCGACAAGCCGCCGTTCGCGCTCATGATCATGGGCCTGTCCTGCCGGATCCTCGGTTTCGGCACCTGGCAGATGATGGCGCCGGAGATCGCGGCGGCGCTGGGCACGATCTGGATCCTGCACTCCTCCGTGAAACGGGTGTTCGGGCATGTCGCGGCCACCGTCGCCGCCCTCGTGCTCGCGCTGACGCCCATCACGGTCGCCATCAACCGCGACAACAACCCCGACACCATCCTGGTACTGCTGATGGTGGCCGGCGCGGCCCTCGGGCTGCGCGCCACCCGCGACGAGAGGCTGCTGCCGCTCATCGGCTCGGCGGTGTGCTTCGGACTCGCCTTCAACACCAAGATGCTCCAGGGCTACATCGCCCTGCCCGCCGTCTTCGCCGTGTACGTGTACGCCTCGAGGCTCGGCTGGAAGAGGAAGGCCGTCCATCTGGCCCTCGCCGCCGTGGCGCTCGCCGTCTCCAGCTTCTGGTGGGCGACCGCCGTGTCCCTCGTCCCCGCCGACGACCGGCCCTACATCGGCGGTTCGACCGACGGCAGCGCCTGGGACCTGATCATGGGCTACAACGGCCTGGGCCGCGTCCTCGGCGGCGAGGGCAACGGCGGCGGCGGCGGGGGCGGGGGCGGCACCTTCGCCGGGACCGCGGGCATCGGGCGGATGTTCAACGACGTCCTCGGCGGCCAGATCTCCTGGCTGATCCCCTTCGCGGGCATCGCGCTGGTCGCCGGTCTCGTGCTGCGCGGGCGCACCCCGCGCACCGACCTGACGCGGGCCGCGCTGGTCCTGTGGGGCGGCTGGACCGTGCTGCACTACGTCACCTTCGCCCTCGCCGAGGGCACCATGCACCCCTACTACACCACCGCGCTCGCCCCGGGCATCGCGGCGCTCAGCGGGGGCGGCGGGGTCATGCTGTGGCGCGCCTTCCGCGGCGGTGACGCCCGCTGGTCGTGGGTGCTGCCCGCCGGGCTGGCCGTGACCGGTGTCTGGGCGATCGTGCTGCTGCGCCGGGCCACCGGCTGGAACACCTGGCTGTGGCCGGTGATCGGCGTGCTCATGGTCCTGGCGATCGCGGGCCTGTTCGTGCTGCGGTCCGCGAGCTCGGGCACCCGGCTGCGGCTGCTCGGCGCCTCCGTCGCCGCCGCGATCGTGGCGGCCCTCGCCGGCCCGACGGCGTACGCGGCCTCGCCGGCCTTCGGCGGCTCCAGCGGCATGATGGGCGGCACCAACCCGACCGCGGGGCCCTCCACCGGGAGCGGCATGGGCGGTCCCGGCGGCGGTGGCGGCCGGGGCGGCTTCGGCGGCGGCGGTCCCGGGGGACAGATGCCGGGCGGTACCCAGCAGGGCGGCGGCCAGGCGAGCGGCGAGTTCCCCGGCGGCGGCAACGCGGGCGAGCTTCCCCAGGGCGGCGGCGCTCCCAGCGGCACGCCGAGCGGGGGTCAGGGCGGCCAGGGCTCTCAGCAGGGCGGTACGAACGGGGAGTTCCCCGGCGGCGGCCAGGGCGGCGGCGAGAACGGCTCGGCCCAGGGCGGCGCGCCCGGCGGCACGAGCGGTGGCCCCGGTGGCGGCATGGGCGGTGGCGGGATGGGCGGTGGCGGCATGGGGGGCGCCGACAGCGCGCTCGTCTCGTACCTGGAGAAGCACCAGGACGGCGCCACGTGGCTGATCGCGGTGTCCAACTCGCAGAGCGCGGGCCAGATGATCCTGAGCACCGGCAAGCCCGTCATCTCGATGTTCGGCTTCACCGGCTCGGACAACGCGATGACCCTGGCCAGGCTCAAGGACCTGGTGAAGAAGGGCGAGCTGCACTACATCCAGCTCGGCGGCGGCATGGGGATGGGCGGCAACAACAGCCAGAACCAGGAGCTGACGAGCTGGGTGCAGCAGCACGGGACGGCGGTGAAGGAGAGCGAGTACGGCTCCGACTCGTCGTCTAGTTCCTCCAGTTCCTCCGGTTCCTCCGTCTACCGGCTGGACCCGTCCGACGTGAGCTGA
- a CDS encoding serine hydrolase, translated as MTHRTPIIRRGLAATALGTGILVTGVATAAPASAVTPTVSCTSSNAALAAKLKRDITAALANRKGTVAVGLYDRSTKTTCTLRASTAYDSASVVKVTVLATLLWDAQKTNRALTSTEKSLATKMITQSDNTSTSTLWRQLGLTKVKGFLAAAGMTQTKPGANGYWGLTQITVTDEQKLLKLITASNSVLTTASRTYISTLMGKVISSQRWGTPYGRPSNVTWHVKNGWLSRATHGWRVHSVGTFKGGGHDYMITVLTQDNSTMNYGITTIQGVAKVIHKDLAAS; from the coding sequence ATGACTCACCGCACCCCGATCATCAGGAGAGGACTGGCCGCCACAGCGCTCGGCACCGGGATCCTCGTCACCGGTGTGGCCACCGCCGCACCGGCTTCCGCCGTCACACCCACCGTCAGCTGTACGTCCAGCAACGCGGCCCTCGCCGCCAAGCTGAAGAGGGACATCACGGCCGCCCTCGCCAACCGCAAGGGCACCGTCGCGGTCGGGCTCTACGACCGCAGCACCAAGACGACCTGCACCCTGCGCGCCTCCACCGCCTACGACTCCGCCAGCGTCGTCAAGGTGACCGTCCTGGCCACCCTGTTGTGGGACGCGCAGAAGACGAACCGCGCCCTGACCAGCACCGAGAAGTCGCTGGCCACCAAGATGATCACCCAGTCGGACAACACCTCCACCTCCACCCTGTGGAGGCAGCTCGGCCTGACGAAGGTCAAGGGCTTCCTGGCCGCCGCCGGGATGACCCAGACCAAGCCGGGCGCGAACGGCTACTGGGGCCTGACCCAGATCACCGTGACCGACGAGCAGAAGCTCCTCAAGCTGATCACCGCCTCCAACTCGGTCCTCACCACCGCCTCGCGCACCTACATCAGCACCCTGATGGGCAAGGTCATCTCCTCGCAGCGCTGGGGCACCCCCTACGGCCGGCCCTCGAACGTCACCTGGCACGTCAAGAACGGCTGGCTCTCGCGCGCCACGCACGGCTGGCGCGTCCACAGCGTCGGCACCTTCAAGGGCGGCGGCCACGACTACATGATCACCGTCCTCACCCAGGACAACAGCACGATGAACTACGGCATCACGACCATCCAGGGCGTCGCCAAGGTCATCCACAAGGACCTCGCCGCGTCCTAG
- a CDS encoding esterase-like activity of phytase family protein: protein MRLRTVLATFTAGLAAAATLTAAGPAHANARAAHACSPTVSLDRFSDALDKTTYQGTFVGNFSALALDGDGSLAALSDRSSLFDLDARTLAPKKVVPLADENGAALDSEGLVIDRDGTRLITSETEPSIRRYSTDGTILDRLPVPASLRVAPAGRATTNQTFEGLTLLPGGRTLLASMEYAIAGDTAGIVRFQTWRRTKGDHFEPAAQYAYRTDAPFLGVPEVQALTDGRLLVLERGFTSGVGNTVRLYLADPRHATDTGGVDTLTGQPDVRLIKKTLLTDLVTCPSLGATAKQPQPNPLLDNVEGMVVTGRAKGTYKVLLVSDDNQNATQTTRFYYLRVRV from the coding sequence ATGCGCCTGCGAACCGTACTCGCCACCTTCACCGCCGGCCTGGCGGCGGCCGCCACCCTCACCGCCGCCGGGCCGGCGCACGCCAACGCCCGGGCTGCCCACGCCTGTTCGCCCACGGTCTCCCTGGACCGCTTCTCCGACGCCCTCGACAAGACGACGTACCAGGGCACCTTCGTCGGCAACTTCTCCGCCCTCGCCCTGGACGGCGACGGCTCCCTCGCGGCCCTCTCCGACCGCTCCTCCCTCTTCGACCTCGACGCCCGCACCCTCGCCCCGAAGAAGGTCGTCCCGCTCGCCGACGAGAACGGCGCCGCGCTCGACAGCGAAGGGCTCGTCATCGACCGGGACGGCACCCGGCTCATCACCTCCGAGACCGAGCCGTCCATCCGCCGCTACAGCACCGACGGGACGATCCTCGACCGCCTCCCGGTCCCCGCCTCCCTCCGCGTCGCCCCCGCCGGCCGCGCCACCACCAACCAGACCTTCGAGGGACTCACCCTCCTCCCCGGCGGCCGCACCCTCCTCGCCTCGATGGAGTACGCGATCGCCGGCGACACCGCCGGCATCGTCCGCTTCCAGACCTGGCGGCGCACCAAGGGCGACCACTTCGAGCCGGCGGCCCAGTACGCCTACCGCACCGACGCCCCGTTCCTCGGCGTCCCCGAGGTCCAGGCGCTCACCGACGGCCGCCTCCTCGTCCTGGAGCGCGGCTTCACCTCCGGCGTCGGCAACACGGTCCGCCTCTACCTGGCCGACCCCCGCCACGCCACGGACACCGGCGGCGTCGACACCCTCACCGGCCAGCCGGACGTCCGCCTGATCAAGAAGACCCTCCTCACCGACCTCGTGACCTGCCCGTCACTGGGAGCGACCGCCAAGCAGCCCCAGCCGAACCCCCTCCTGGACAACGTCGAGGGCATGGTGGTCACGGGCCGGGCGAAGGGCACGTACAAGGTCCTCCTGGTGAGCGACGACAACCAGAACGCGACCCAGACGACCCGCTTCTACTACCTCCGGGTACGGGTGTGA